Proteins from a genomic interval of Oncorhynchus mykiss isolate Arlee chromosome 21, USDA_OmykA_1.1, whole genome shotgun sequence:
- the si:dkeyp-75h12.7 gene encoding uncharacterized protein si:dkeyp-75h12.7 — translation MVTAPGVLTTLVLTGLCVHLTGSSRAVCTTRLYSLNLNCVLQWDCPQANATTTYTVQTKTQGDSWQDVESCVRFSSQLCDLSEAFSNFEVYNMIRLGLHQGPGSPVWTENLGFGVRDFNFSSPSVLVSLSGERLGVEVHLPCSSKRECLPLQSCCPLSKFIDLWVTVTVYDRQNPSDYKTQIGLVQTMVYGAEFSNLVPGHDYCVVANFSTSPATFPQASSPPSDPSCVHHAGPGLGLQPVLLGLGVCAVLFSPLLALALYLLKQKRDVPHVNRLPKSLASLQAFLEDLPESPSDPVDPSDIVDDHLSILSSFSSCVCTEAQAPSLGNGYNSNPFLSDYRSGNMHWNTERMELDLNSASTISLPCSTVPIGLHMIQCSFDSPRQPHPGPNVPVLPYPGSLSLSEAVEGQVVPLCSVRFGRVSEGDGGENLEGLQWCNL, via the exons ATGGTGACGGCGCCAGGTGTACTGACGACCCTTGTGTTAACAGGGTTGTGTGTCCACCTCACAG GATCATCTAGAGCCGTCTGTACCACCCGTCTGTATTCCCTGAACTTAAACTGTGTCCTGCAGTGGGATTGTCCACAGGCGAATGCTACCACCACCTACACCGTCCAAACTAAGACTCAGGG TGATTCGTGGCAGGACGTGGAGAGTTGTGTGCGGTTCTCCTCCCAGCTGTGTGACCTGTCCGAGGCCTTCTCTAACTTCGAGGTGTACAACATGATCCGCCTGGGCCTCCACCAGGGCCCGGGGAGTCCAGTCTGGACAGAAAATCTGGGGTTTGGCGTCCGTGATTTCA ACTTCAGCAGCCCCTCTGTCTtggtctctctgtctggagaGAGGCTGGGAGTGGAGGTGCACTTACCTTGTTCTAGCAAAAGGGAGTGTCTTCCTCTGCAGAGTTGCTGTCCACTGTCAAAATTTATTGACCTCTGGGTCACCGTGACAGTATATGACCGACAGAACCCCTCTGACTACAAG ACGCAGATTGGTTTGGTCCAGACGATGGTGTATGGGGCAGAGTTCTCAAACCTGGTCCCAGGACATGACTACTGTGTCGTGGCTAACTTCTCCACCAGTCCGGCCACCTTCCCCCAGGCCTCGTCTCCTCCCTCGGACCCCAGTTGTGTCCACCATGCTGGCCCAGGACTAG GGTTGCAGCCAGTGTTGTTGGGGTTAGGAGTGTGTGCTgtactcttctctcctctccttgctCTGGCTCTGTACCTGCTGAAACAAAAACGAGATGTACCACACGTAAACAGACTCCCCAAGTCTCTA GCATCTCTTCAGGCATTCCTCGAGGACCTGCCGGAGTCCCCTTCAGACCCTGTTGACCCCAGTGACATTGTAGACGACCACCTCTCCATCCTGTCCTCTTTCTCCAGCTGTGTCTGCACCGAGGCCCAGGCCCCAAGCCTGGGTAATGGGTACAACAGCAACCCCTTCCTCAGTGACTATAGGTCAGGCAACATGCACTGGAACACTGAGAGAATGGAGCTGGACCTAAACTCAGCCAGCACCATATCCCTGCCATGCTCCACTGTGCCTATAGGCCTGCATATGATCCAGTGCAGCTTTGATTCACCTCGACAACCACATCCAGGGCCCAATGTGCCAGTTCTACCGTACCCTGGTTCTTTATCTTTGTCAGAGGCCGTGGAGGGCCAGGTGGTCCCGCTGTGTTCTGTGAGGTTTGGGAGGGTGAGTGAGGGGGATGGGGGTGAGAACCTTGAGGGACTACAGTGGTGTAACCTGTAG
- the LOC110500469 gene encoding dual specificity testis-specific protein kinase 1 yields the protein MSLPPPHPGITEMERVEMDQDQEAAEPLVHGPNRIRPSSYRALRSAVSSLARIDDFICEKIGSGFFSEVFKVQHRISGQVMALKMNTMASNRANMLREVQLMNRLSHPNILRFVGVCVNEGQLHALTEYINGGNLEQLLDSDRYLSWSVRMGLSLDIARGLQYLHTKGIFHRDLTSKNCLVRWESGQCTAVVGDLGLAEKIPEYSEGADQQPLAVVGSPYWMAPEVLRGEIYNEKVDVFAYGIILCEVIARIQADPDFLPRTEDFGLDVETFQHMVGDCPPAFLSLAVTCCNMDPKCRPSFSEIVMELQRRETERTQKDEAALKDLGPLRRRFLCLPGDPRLCRSKSDVLPPAVLPTLAPPTRVNPFSLREDLKGGKIKLFDTPSKSVISLTFTLPKPPDPCTTPSPSDREGGTPRGRLHRRCLSLPCTPPPDLLPPTTKDNTTEKMGVLPTDLDAENDEGNVENEREERGIVKDRFTFESNEFVDEEDVERRKSSEGLTGDDSGLPLDPELLSLDQLSEEQEEETDQEVEPMDCTSSPDTLDGTLPPLSSFPTLPPYSKPSTTFNNGWGNVPPVFNGPLCLPPLPSPHMDNNNSTTVVISRPLGWRGTNRNHSPPGRPSGGSPSLFGSGNGSGPSLEQEEMISCPGCCLVGFRFPSLCFRTPPRRNPYKNLNGNGDSTGVTRGLLYKGPKGIPSSPTNPEPGPGLALPVAQT from the exons GTGCAGCACCGTATCAGTGGCCAGGTGATGGCGCTGAAGATGAACACCATGGCCAGTAACCGAGCTAACATGCTGAGGGAGGTCCAACTGATGAACCGCCTGTCTCACCCCAACATACTCCG gtTTGTAGGGGTGTGTGTTAATGAGGGACAACTCCATGCATTGACAGAG TACATCAACGGGGGTAACCTGGAGCAGCTGCTGGACAGTGACCGGTACCTGTCATGGTCAGTCAGGATGGGCCTGTCTCTAGACATCGctaggggcctgcagtacctccacaccAAAGGCATCTTCCATAGAGACCTCACCTCCAAG AACTGCCTGGTGCGTTGGGAGAGTGGCCAGTGTACGGCTGTGGTGGGGGACTTAGGCCTGGCAGAGAAAATACCAGAGTACAG TGAAGGGGCAGACCAGCAGCCCTTGGCCGTAGTGGGTTCCCCCTACTGGATGGCACCTGAAGTGCTGCGAGGAGAGATCTACAACGAAAAGGTGGACGTATTTGCGTACGGCATCATCTTGTGTGAGGTCATCGCTAGGATACAGGCTGACCCTGACTTCCTCCCACGCACAGAG gaCTTTGGCCTGGACGTCGAGACGTTCCAGCACATggtgggagactgtccacctGCCTTCCTGAGCCTGGCTGTCACCTGCTGCAAT aTGGATCCAAAGTGCCGTCCATCGTTCTCAGAGATTGTAATGGAGTTGCagaggagagagaccgagaggacACAGAAAGATGAAGCTGCACTAAAGg atctcggCCCACTGCGGAGGCGCTTCCTCTGTCTCCCCGGCGACCCTCGCCTCTGCCGCAGCAAATCAGACGTGCTCCCTCCGGCTGTGCTCCCCACTCTGGCGCCTCCCACCCGTGTCAACCCCTTCTCCCTGCGAGAGGACCTAAAAGGAGGCAAGATCAAACTGTTCGACACGCCCAGCAAGTCTGTCATCTCTTTAACGTTCACCTTACCCAAACCCCCGGATCCCTGTACCACCCCCTCGCcctcagacagagaggggggtacCCCCCGAGGAAGGCTCCACAGACGCTGCTTATCCCTTCCTTGCACCCCCCCACCAGATCTCCTGCCCCCCACCACCAAAGACAATACCACAGAAAAAATGGGGGTATTGCCAACTGACCTAGACGCTGAGAATGATGAGGGGAATgttgagaacgagagagaggagcgggGAATCGTGAAAGATAGATTTACCTTTGAGTCGAATGAGTTCGTAGacgaggaggatgtggagaggaggaagagcagcgAGGGCCTCACGGGCGATGACTCAGGGCTTCCTCTCGATCCAGAGCTGCTGTCATTGGACCAGCTGAgcgaggaacaggaagaggaaacTGACCAGGAAGTGGAACCTATGGATTGCACCAGCTCCCCTGACACTCTAGATGgcactctccctccactctcttctTTCCCTACTCTTCCACCTTATTCCAAACCCTCCACCACATTCAACAACGGCTGGGGTAATGTTCCCCCCGTCTTCAATGGTCCTCTatgcctgccccccctcccctccccccacatggacaacaacaacagcaccacGGTGGTCATTAGTCGGCCTCTGGGATGGCGGGGCACCAACCGGAACCACTCACCTCCTGGTAGGCCCAGTGGGGGCTCTCCATCGCTGTTCGGGTCCGGTAATGGTTCTGGTCCTTCTCTGGAGCAGGAGGAGATGATCTCGTGTCCCGGTTGCTGTCTGGTGGGTTTCCGGTTCCCTTCTCTGTGTTTCCGCACGCCCCCTCGCCGGAACCCCTATAAGAACCTGAACGGGAACGGAGACAGTACTGGAGTCACCCGAGGGCTGCTCTATAAAGGGCCTAAAGGGATACCGTCCTCTCCTACCAACCCCGAGCCTGGCCCTGGTCTAGCCCTGCCTGTGGCTCAGACATAA